One window from the genome of Nicotiana sylvestris chromosome 9, ASM39365v2, whole genome shotgun sequence encodes:
- the LOC104227443 gene encoding uncharacterized protein, which produces MTRTKLLKTPLVSSFPSSSPLSYLTNHRSHQIDPKLSTSLCSILNHKSNFNSPDFHILNPSLSALNPLYSTVFKPQSAVQEKPVKSSIKSTSFLQIQSQTHFLEKIAQNTNPFNSCSNLRYFSTSDDGKHRNSSEYPRQNPEFKHQEIEGPTVERDLSPLANETREELEKMLKRMYSLSKAFAALGLVQLGLGAWLTYMTQSSPVYEISIQSFLAFGLPFALAFMLRLTVKPMYFFRKMEEQGRQQILTLTLQVAKQFNVMFLRFQGVSYSCIVVAFVGLVLVVFSKFSS; this is translated from the coding sequence ATGACTCGTACCAAGCTCCTTAAGACACCTCTTGTGTCTTCTTTTCCATCTTCTTCTCCACTCTCATACCTCACCAACCATAGGTCTCATCAAATTGACCCAAAGCTCTCAACTTCCCTCTGTTCAATCTTGAACCACAAATCCAATTTCAATTCCCCTGATTTTCACATCCTAAATCCTTCACTATCTGCCTTGAATCCATTGTATTCCACTGTTTTTAAGCCTCAATCAGCAGTACAAGAAAAACCCGTTAAATCATCTATCAAATCAACCTCTTTTCTCCAAATTCAAAGCCAAACTCATTTTCTTGAAAAAATTGCACAAAACACTAATCCATTCAATTCTTGCTCCAATTTAAGGTACTTTTCAACTTCTGATGACGGAAAACATCGAAACTCAAGTGAGTATCCTAGACAAAATCCGGAATTTAAGCACCAGGAGATCGAAGGACCGACTGTTGAGCGTGATCTTTCGCCACTTGCAAATGAGACCCGTGAGGAGCTCGAGAAAATGCTCAAGAGAATGTATAGTTTGAGCAAGGCATTTGCTGCGCTTGGTCTTGTTCAGCTTGGTTTGGGAGCTTGGCTTACTTACATGACTCAGTCCTCGCCCGTTTATGAGATCTCTATACAGAGTTTCTTGGCCTTTGGACTGCCATTTGCTTTGGCATTCATGTTGAGGCTGACGGTGAAGCCCATGTACTTCTTTAGGAAAATGGAAGAACAAGGTAGGCAGCAGATTCTCACACTTACTCTTCAGGTTGCCAAGCAATTCAACGTAATGTTTCTACGGTTTCAAGGTGTTTCTTACTCGTGTATTGTTGTTGCATTTGTTGGATTAGTCCTCGTTGTTTTCTCTAAGTTCAGCAGTTAA
- the LOC138878119 gene encoding uncharacterized protein, which produces MDTFNLNHFNLDVDLISLVLIPHLEVSIRYKIKECITSVHQEYGCTITKRKAYLRRKCAFEIIYGGWDKSFSSLPRYMAILKYFNPGTVVEWRHERSPGILKYIFNYVFWSFKPAIDGFVHCRPVISIDGSHVYGKYDIKLLIVVAVDANVQIFPLAFTICANESVETWMLFFEPLEATRFQTTLRHLKANFQKKYPDKALHDLMWMAATEHQQCKFTRRMKAIRQLDERAYNWLMGHELHKWTLHTDGGRRWGALTTNVSESFNGLLKSARGLPVTAILMRIFEKYRRRAHWHSYLYVAAYVNTYSGQLQPLGVEHYWPSKPFKMLCNKDYLRKLQVQKRMRIRNQMDVSDPVYACKRGICSQTGHDCRKCPSAGLGGGGNLALGASSSNVPNY; this is translated from the exons atggataCATTCAATctgaatcacttcaacttggatgtagacttgatttctcttgtcttgattccacacttggaagtgtccattaggtacaaaatcaaagagtgtattacatccgtccaccaggaatatgggtgtactataaccaaaagaaaggcatatctcagGCGCAAATGTgcatttgaaattatttatggtggctgggataagtcattttcatctctacccaggtacatggccaTACTGAAatactttaaccccgggactgttgttgaatggaggcatgAGCGGAGTCCGGGAATACtgaaatatattttcaactatgtgttctggtcatttaaaccagcaattgatggttttgtgcattgccgTCCTGTAATTTCTATAGACGGTagtcatgtctatggaaagtatgatattaagcttttaatcgtagttgcagtagatgccaacgtacaaatatttccactagcctTTACTATTTGTGCGAATGAAAGCGTAGAGACGTGGATgcttttttttgaaccacttgaagcaacACGTTTTCAAACAACGttaag gcacctaaaggccaatttccagaagaaatatcccgacaaggccttgcatgatttaatgtggatggctgcaactgagcaccagcagtgcaaattcacaAGGCGCATGAAAGCGATCAGGCAGTTAGACGAAAGAGCCTATAATTGgctgatgggacatgagcttcacaagTGGACATTGCATACTGATGGTGGAagacgatggggagccctgactacaaatgtgtcggagtcattcaacggcttattgaagtctgcacgtggattgcctgtcactgcAATACTAATGAGAATATTTGAGAAATATAGGAGgagagcacattggcattcatattTATA tgttgctgcatacgtaaacacatatagtgggcagttgcagccattgggtgttgagcattattggccgtcgAAACCATTTAAAATGTTGTGTAATAAGGAttatttgcgcaagctgcaagtgcaaaagagaatgcgtatacggaaccaaatggatgttagtgatccCGTTTATGCGTGTAAacgtggcatatgctcgcaaacaggacacgactgtcgtaaatgtccttcagctggtctGGGTGGCGGTGGTAATCTAGCTCTTGGTGCAAGTTCGTCTAATGTACCCAACTATTAA